Proteins co-encoded in one Euleptes europaea isolate rEulEur1 chromosome 1, rEulEur1.hap1, whole genome shotgun sequence genomic window:
- the PHF1 gene encoding PHD finger protein 1, producing the protein MASEPPTPPARVTRTTARLTSGPWKRPAAPSASGPPGPSALPGWPRFWEGQDVLARWTDGLLYLGTIKKVDPLRQVCLVQFEDDSQFLVLWKDISPAAVPGEEGSCCVCHLEDLSPENRLVRCEKCSHAYHQECHLPRVLAEGSWTCRQCVFAVATKRGGALKKGPYAKAMLSMKLVLPYQVKALEWDAEHLTNRQQCYCYCGGPGEWNLKMLQCRRCAQWFHEACTQCLSKPLLYGDRLYVFECSVCTGGPETVRRLPLRWVDVAHLILYHLSICCKKKYFDFEREILPFASENWDSLLPGELSDTPKGERYSQLLNALTTHKDRFISGKEIKKRKGLFGLHLRVPPPAPHIPDGGGDTPLISDSSFLSGQGRCGKGPDRRRARQQHRRRQQGEPTPSVAQRSATERERLERALTQEVVQNPVSANQSYGGYGGTSGTYNFRRTDARCQDSAPIRMFASFHPSANTAGTLRSSGPSLDPCDASTSTEHDSPEPPAPFSPLSATAPKHRARPPAASTALCTPASTPSTSSYFGAMGRLARGEAVRILARRVTTDGTVQYLVEWDGGGMF; encoded by the exons ATGGCgagtgagccccccaccccccccgccCGAGTGACGCGGACCACCGCCCGCCTGACCTCCGGCCCCTGGAAGCGGCCGGCCGCCCCCTCGGCCAgcggcccccccggccccagcGCCCTGCCCGGCTGGCCCCGCTTCTGGGAGGGGCAGGATGTCCTGGCCCGCTGGACCGACGGCCTCCTCTACCTGGGCACCATCAAGaag GTGGACCCCCTGCGGCAGGTGTGCCTGGTGCAGTTCGAGGACGACTCCCAGTTCCTGGTGCTCTGGAAGGACATCAGCCCAG CGGCCGTGCCTGGGGAGGAGGGGTCTTGCTGTGTCTGCCACCTGGAGGACCTGAGCCCGGAGAACCGGCTGGTGAGGTGCGAGAAGTGCAGCCACG CCTACCACCAGGAATGCCACCTTCCCAGAGTGCTGGCCGAGGGCTCCTGGACGTGCCGCCAGTGCGTCTTCGCTGTGGCCACCAAG CGGGGGGGTGCCCTCAAGAAAGGCCCCTACGCCAAGGCCATGCTGAGCATGAAGCTGGTGCTGCCCTACCAGGTCAAGGCCCTGGAGTGGGACGCCGAGCACCTCACCAACCGCCAGCAGTGCTACTGCTACTGCGGGGGCCCTGGCGA GTGGAACCTGAAGATGCTTCAGTGCCGCCGGTGCGCCCAGTGGTTCCATGAGGCCTGCACCCAGTGTCTGAGCAAACCCCTGCTCTACGGGGACAG GTTGTACGTCTTCGAGTGCTCCGTGTGCACGGGGGGCCCAGAGACCGTCCGCCGCCTCCCGCTGAGATG GGTGGACGTGGCCCATCTCATTCTCTACCACCTGAGCATCTGTTGCAAGAAGAAGTACTTCGACTTTGAGCGAGAGATCCTCCCTTTCGCCAGCGAGAACTGGGACAGCCTACTGCCGGGagag CTCTCCGACACGCCCAAGGGGGAGAGGTACAGTCAGCTCCTGAACGCCCTGACGACGCACAAGGACAG GTTCATCTCCGGGAAGGAGATCAAGAAGCGCAAGGGCCTCTTCGGGCTGCACCTGCGAGTCCCGCCTCCCGCACCCCACATCCCAGACGGCGGTGGCGACACCCCCCTCATCTCAGACAGCAG CTTCCTttcagggcagggcaggtgtgggAAGGGGCCGGACCGGAGGAGGGCCAGGCAGCAGCACCGCCGCCGCCAGCAGGGGGAGCCCACCCCCAGCGTGGCACAGCGCAGCGCCACCGAGAGGGAGCGGCTGGAGAGGGCCCTCACCCAG GAGGTGGTGCAGAACCCAGTCAGCGCTAACCAGAGCTACGGTGGCTACGGCGGCACCTCCGGCACCTACAACTTCCGCCGCACCGATGCCCGCTGCCAGGACAG CGCCCCAATCCGGATGTTCGCCTCCTTTCATCCCTCGGCCAACACCGCAGGGACCTTGAG GAGCAGCGGCCCCTCCCTCGACCCCTGCGATGCATCCACCTCCACGGAGCACGACAGCCCGGAACCCCCTGCCCCGTTCTCGCCCCTTTCGGCCACCGCCCCCAAGCACCGGGCCCGGCCCCCCGCCGCCTCCACCGCCCTCTGCACCCCCGCAAGCACCCCCTCCACCAGCAGCTACTTTGGAGCCATGGGACGGCTGGCGCGCGGGGAGGCCGTGCGGATCCTGGCCAGACGCGTCACCACGGACGGCACCGTCCAGTACCTGGTGGAGTGGGATGGCGGAGGCATGTTCTAG